The DNA window CTACAAGGTCTATGGTAatgactcatgatgtttgtacaaattctgcatttgttgcttctattgaacccaaagatgttactcatgcattaactgatgaatcgtggattaatgcCATGCAttaagaacttgaaaattttgagagaaacaaagtttggactttagttgaaccaccttctagacataatattattggaaccaagaaggttttcaaaaataaacaagatgAGGATGGTttaattgtgagaaataaagctagacttgttgctcaaggttttactcaggtGGAAGGTTTGGATTTtaatgaaacttttgctcctgttgatagaattgaggcaattagacttttgttagcttttactgcttcaaaaggttttaaattgtatcaaatggatgtgaaaagtgcttttctaaatggttttatataggagaaagtttatgtcaaacaaccaccaggttttgaaaatcctgatttttctaaccatattttaaaattgtctaaagctttgtatgacttgaaacaagcacctagagcatggtatgataggctcaAGAACTTTTTACTTGTGAAAGGTTTTCAAATGGGAAAGATTTATAAagcgctttttgttcttaagcatgctgataatcaacttttcgttcagatttatgtggatgatatcatctttggttgttaaactcacgctttggttgtgcagtttgctgagactatgcacAGGGAATTTGAAATGAGCATGATgtgtgagttatcgtactttttgggattgcaaattaagcaaataCCTCAACGCACATTTGTTCATCAAAtgaagtatacgaaggatcttttgagatgGTTCAAGCTGGAGAATTGCAAAGCCGAtatcaacaccaattggttctataGGTGTGTTGGATCATgttgaagatggtgaagctgttgatcaaaaggagtacagaaatatgattggatctttgttgtatctaactgcttcaaggccagacatacaatttgttgtatgtttgtgtgcacgctttcaagcatctcctcgtgcttcacatcgtcaagcgatCAAgtgaataatgaggtatttgaatcaaacacttgagtttggaatttggtattttacttcatcttctatatgcttgaatggatattccgatgctgattttgctggttatagaattgataggaaaagtactattGGAACATGttattttcttggtacatcattgattacATAGTCTTCTAGGAAATAGTCTAGTGTAGCTCAATCAACTCCTGAATCAGAATATGTTGTTGCTGGTAGTTGTTGTTCTTAGATTCTTTGGCTAATATCAACTTtaaaagattatggtcttacttttgagaaagtgcCTCTATTTTCTAGgaatactagtgctattaacattggTAAGAATCATGTACAACACTCACACACAAAGCGCATTGATATTcgctttcactttttgagggatcacgCGCAAAGCGCATTGATATTcgctttcactttttgagggatcatgttgagaagagAGATGTTAAATTAACATTTTTGATACAAAAttgcaacttgctgatattttcaccaAACAATTGGATTCTtctcgctttgcttttcttgaGAGTTCGGAATATTCCtccttttggcatgatttgagggggagttttgTACTCTTGGTTTTATCGAGCAACATTtgacaattaaaaaaattaagaaaagagagctttgtttaatACATATGGTatattcttgtgcatgctagcaatactatgAAAGTTTCTTTATCTCTaacatagcttgtatgtattctagtcctTTTATGAGGCTTAATATTGCTTTTAATGGAGATGATACATGACACTTCAAATTATgtacttgaattaagcaaatgcAGTATTGATGCTAGCGTATGGTTTGATTGATAAATGCTTATGTATATgatttattgaattgttattcctcaaatagctttttaattgctcattgtacatgagaataaaaaatatctaggagagaaaaaaaaaatgaatactaAATCCTTgaaaacagtcttgacgacaaggacgtattcgatgtgagcaaaagtAATGGGTGACTAATCCTTGAAAACAATctttgacgacaaggacgtacccggaataattGAGGGAAAAAATGAGCAAAGAGgctcaaataaaatttaaaaattctctCAATTATTTTGTGTTAGAgctaatttgagaaagagtgataaatgcaatcaatgatatatatatatataggacactcatatggagcaccatggtgcccgggcaccatggtatcaaatgcacaaaatcactcaaatttttcaaaattttcaaattgtgagtatatacctagttataataatttgattcatacctatacctatcaacaaaacaactcaaatttaactttatttcacaatccatgattacatacctaactaattatatgtatggatgctatatacctagaatcaaaatctaacaaaaacaagttcaaattcagttcaaacttgctttaaactagttagtaaagtagttaatgttaatacctaagtaattaaaaaagtttcatactcatttgaattggatatatactcaatttcaacaatggtgcccgggcaccatggagcaccaaacaaatttactatatatatatatatatatatatatatatatatatatatatatatatataataaatcaaTAAACAATCGTATGTACATATTGCCAATCAATAATAAACACACCATATATATGATTACACATTGTACACAAATCTCACGCAAGTAGTAGTTAGTATTTCATACATCGGTATCAATGGAATAAATTGAGCTGCGATGTGGGCTGGTTTCGGTGTTGTCTTGGTCGGAAGATGCTCTCTACTCAGAAACTGGAGGCTTCTGCCCGGCTAACCTGGTTAAGATCCTGAGCACACCCGGAGCAGAGCATTCAAGTGGATTAGttattttgttcatttcttcacagctaattaattaagtactaaatCGATAGAGATATTGCGAAAAATAAGAAGACGCATGCATTCACCTTTGCATCCGAGTCTGCGGCTTTCTGCAGCATCCAAATTCCAAACAACAAATTAACGGGTCAGTCAGTTGCTTGCCCGGTCTTTCTTCAGTAAATTTCGTAATAGCGGGCACACTTGCCTTTCTTTGGGTCTAACTACGATCTCACTAGGCGCCACGCCTGTTGTGGTTTGCCGAGCCTGTTGATCCCCTGCTCTTGCCACAGCCTTTGCCTGTGATATTAGACATTGTACACTTGATCAGACTGACATCCTTTCGATAAAGAATATACTATACTACTCAGATTGATGCATGTATATATTCATACTAACCAGGTTCCTATACTGAACATTGTAGAATATCTGCAGGTAACGTTGTTTGGCTTGTCTTTCCTCCTTGTTTAGTGTCTTCCAGAAGGAATATGTAGATCCCATGTTTAGCACTCTAGTTGCATAAATCTTCCATGTGTAGCTGCCATCATGGATTTAGTTAGTGCCACATACATAGGAGGATTGATCTAAGTTGtgcacaaaaacaaaaacaaaaaaaaaaaagaacaagacgCATGCAAGGATATAGGACCCTCACTCACCACTCGTAGATCCGCTGAAGCCCAGCAGTGGACACCTTGTTCCAGTAACTTGGGTCTTCCTTGCATTTCTGGAAGAAATCTGCAATCTTGATTCCTGCCTCCCTGCCGTTGATGGGGTTTACGTGGAAACCAGAGACACCGTCGATGATTATCTCAGCTGGTCCGCCCTGGTTCGTTGCGAAGGTTGGCAACCCGCAGTTCATCGCCTCGATGACCGTTAGCCCGAATGCTTCATACAGTGCAGGCTGCAGTCAACGAATGCAAGGTCAAGGTTAGAGTTGAGTTACTTCTGTTGATCCAATTAATTAAACTGTTACTACTTCTGTTGTGTAAGTaccaatgttttaaatagcgggctaAAACATTTAGCGGTTAGCTTCCCAAATAGTATTAGCGGGCTAAATAAAGCTATAGCGGCTAAATTGTACATTAGAGCAAATAGCTAAAacccttctcaaacagctatagcgggagatttaaaaccctggTATGTACCTGAACAAATGCACCCTTTGTATCTGCAATGCAACGGTACAGCTCACCGTTGCGGACACGGTCAGTCTGTGCCTTGATCCAGCGGATCTGTCCTTTGAGCTGGTACCTGTCCATCAGGTTGTGCATCTTGTTtatctcctcgatctcctctcgATCCTTGGACTGCGAAGCATCCAGGAgccccgcgacgacgacgagattgACGAGGTCCCTCAGCTTCTTGTTCTGGCCATACCACTCCACAAGCCCAGTTATGTTTTTTACCTTATCAAGCCTTGCCATCGAGAAGATGATTGGTTTGTTCCTGTCTGCCAGATACCCTCtggtttaaattaaaaaaaggtgGAGAGCAGCAATTAGCACTTAATTAGCCAACTTAAGTTGTCTGATCTGATCTAACAGTAAAAGAGAAGTTAATTTGTAGCTAGGTACGTTTCCAAGGAGCCTGGCCGTCCGGGTAGTAGCTTACATGTGTTCATCAGTGTCATCCTTGCTGTACAGCAGTTCGTCTATCTGTGGGTGTAAATCTGTCAGCCGCTTCTGCTTCTGCGTGAAGGGGAAGTAGATGGACTGGTCTGCACCAGGCGCAGCAATGTTGAACTTTGGGTCGAATACATTAATGCCTGTGGCGTAGCGGCATAGTCCCGGCATTGTGAATGCGTAGTGGTGCTCATATTGGCCAGGCTTCTCTTTGCTGCATCAGATGTTCGATCTTGTTAATTTCTAGGCTAAGCAATTAACACTTAATAATTTGAGTGTCCTTGAAGCACTAGATTTATAGAGAGACTATTTCAGCCTTAGCTACCGACCTCCCAGCAATTTCTTGGTAAGTGCTAGTGATGATGAAGTCGCTGGTGTTCATGGAAATCATATCGGCGGTAAATTGGCAAGAGAAATGGTACTTCTGGTCCATCTCTCTCCACTTAACATCTGAATCCTCGTACTTTGTCTTCTCCAGAGCGTGTGCAATTGTTCCCTGTCATCAAGATCATGCATTTTTCATGTCATACCAAATCATGGTAACGTTGGTCCTAAAAAGGGATAACCACCGTACGTGCAGCCATTTGACAAGCCGGTTTCACCTGAGTGACACATAGTTTGTTAGACAAGAGGGATGCCACCAAGTTGCCATCGGTGTAGTTGCCAATTATCAAGTCCGGTTTGCCCTCCAAAATGTCGAGAATTTTGGCACAAGAGTCCTGAAATTACGTTGGATGGAAACTTACTATAAAGATCACAGGCCCGCGCAAAGGGTATCAGTAACTCATAGTAATTCATAGCTGACAAACCTGCGCATATCTCTCTAGATAAGGATAGATGTCAAACCGGGACACCCACTGGCGCAAATCCTTGCCATCTTCAGTCTTGAATGGCACACGTAGTATATGTGAGTATTTTGTATTTTCAACTGGTTCAAGCTCCACATTGCATTTTGTGCCTTTGGCA is part of the Oryza glaberrima chromosome 4, OglaRS2, whole genome shotgun sequence genome and encodes:
- the LOC127771776 gene encoding sucrose synthase 7 translates to MASKLSFKRMDSIAETMPDALRQSRYQMKRCFQRYVSKGKRLLKNQQLMEELEKSLDDKVEKEKLVEGFLGYIICSTQEAVVLPPFVAFAVRMNPGIWEYVKVHSDDLSVEGITPSEYLKFKETLYDEKWAKDDNSLEVDFGALDLSTPHLTLPSSIGNGLQFVSKFMSSKLGGKPESMKPLLDYLLTLNYRGEKLMINDTIDTVSKLQTALLLAEVFVSGLPKYTPYLKFEQRFQEWGLEKGWGDTAERCKETLNCLSEVLQAPDPTNMEKFFSRVPSIFSIVIFSIHGYFGQEKVLGLPDTGGQVVYILDQVRAMEEELLQRIKQQGLHVTPKILVLTRLIPDAKGTKCNVELEPVENTKYSHILRVPFKTEDGKDLRQWVSRFDIYPYLERYAQDSCAKILDILEGKPDLIIGNYTDGNLVASLLSNKLCVTQGTIAHALEKTKYEDSDVKWREMDQKYHFSCQFTADMISMNTSDFIITSTYQEIAGSKEKPGQYEHHYAFTMPGLCRYATGINVFDPKFNIAAPGADQSIYFPFTQKQKRLTDLHPQIDELLYSKDDTDEHIGYLADRNKPIIFSMARLDKVKNITGLVEWYGQNKKLRDLVNLVVVAGLLDASQSKDREEIEEINKMHNLMDRYQLKGQIRWIKAQTDRVRNGELYRCIADTKGAFVQPALYEAFGLTVIEAMNCGLPTFATNQGGPAEIIIDGVSGFHVNPINGREAGIKIADFFQKCKEDPSYWNKVSTAGLQRIYECYTWKIYATRVLNMGSTYSFWKTLNKEERQAKQRYLQIFYNVQYRNLAKAVARAGDQQARQTTTGVAPSEIVVRPKERKPQTRMQRILTRLAGQKPPVSE